A window of the Parvularcula bermudensis HTCC2503 genome harbors these coding sequences:
- the metH gene encoding methionine synthase encodes MTGTASQTFVNIGERTNVTGSAKFRKLIKNGDYAAAVDVALQQVENGAQIIDVNMDEGMLDGVEAMTTFLRLIASEPDIARVPVMIDSSKWEVIEAGLKQVQGKPIVNSLSLKEGEAPFLHQARLCRRYGAAVVVMAFDEEGQADTCARKVEICTRSYNLLTGIGFPPEDIIFDPNIFAVATGIEEHDNYAIEFIEATRRIKETLPHAKISGGVSNISFSFRGNDIVREAMHSVFLYHAIRAGMDMGIVNAGQLAIYDDIPTDLRERVEDVILNRRSDATERLLEKAEDYKGKAGKARTEDLSWREAPVEERLSHALVKGINAYIDADVEEARQKLGRPLHVIEGPLMDGMNIVGDLFGEGKMFLPQVVKSARVMKQAVAYLTPFMEEERLAGGEGAPRANGKVLMATVKGDVHDIGKNIVGVVLQCNNFEVVDLGVMVPTADIVAKAQEHQVDVIGLSGLITPSLDEMVNVASEMKRLGMTQPLLIGGATTSKAHTAVKIAPAYDDGVIYVTDASRAVGVVSDLISEERREAYLEKIRTEYDDVRETFLARQKKDDRIGLEKARANAFSDVAPAAAPRQPGITEIKDLSLETLVPYIDWSPFFASWDLHGRYPAILSDSVVGEAARSLYSDAERMLAQIVEEKWFTAHGVVGLWPANRQGDDIVIWADESRSTEAARLFTLRQQIAKSADKPNFALADFIAAEGTPDWIGGFAVTAGHGEDEIVERFNRGNDNYNAIMASALADRLAEAFAEYLHEKVRREIWGYAPDETLETEALIAERYRGIRPAAGYPAQPDHTEKEVLFQLLGATDRCGMTLTESFAMQPGASVSGLYFAHPRAVYFGTGKIGRDQVEDYARRKGWSLETAERWLAPILSYTP; translated from the coding sequence ATGACCGGCACGGCATCTCAAACCTTTGTCAATATTGGTGAGCGGACTAATGTTACCGGCTCGGCAAAATTTCGTAAGCTGATTAAGAACGGCGATTACGCCGCCGCCGTCGATGTCGCCCTTCAACAGGTCGAGAACGGGGCCCAGATCATCGATGTCAATATGGACGAGGGCATGTTGGATGGGGTGGAGGCCATGACCACCTTCCTGCGCCTTATCGCGTCCGAGCCCGATATCGCCCGGGTCCCGGTGATGATCGACAGTTCGAAATGGGAAGTGATCGAGGCGGGCCTTAAACAGGTCCAGGGGAAGCCGATCGTCAATTCCCTCAGCCTCAAGGAGGGGGAGGCCCCCTTCCTGCACCAGGCCCGTCTTTGCCGCCGCTACGGCGCCGCCGTCGTGGTCATGGCCTTTGACGAGGAAGGGCAGGCGGATACCTGTGCGCGGAAGGTAGAGATCTGCACACGCAGCTATAACCTTCTCACGGGTATCGGTTTTCCGCCCGAAGATATCATCTTTGACCCGAATATTTTTGCGGTCGCGACCGGCATCGAAGAGCACGATAATTACGCCATCGAGTTCATCGAGGCGACACGGCGGATAAAGGAAACCCTGCCCCACGCAAAGATATCGGGCGGTGTGTCGAATATTTCCTTTTCGTTCAGGGGCAATGACATCGTCCGAGAGGCGATGCACTCGGTCTTTCTCTACCACGCCATTCGCGCGGGAATGGATATGGGGATCGTCAATGCCGGTCAGCTGGCGATCTATGACGATATCCCCACGGATCTTCGAGAACGGGTTGAGGATGTCATTCTCAATCGCCGATCCGATGCCACAGAGCGCCTTCTGGAAAAGGCCGAAGACTATAAAGGCAAGGCGGGCAAGGCGCGGACGGAGGATCTTTCCTGGCGCGAGGCACCGGTGGAAGAGCGGCTGTCCCACGCCTTGGTCAAGGGGATCAACGCCTATATCGATGCCGATGTCGAGGAGGCGCGACAGAAGCTCGGGCGGCCCCTCCATGTGATCGAAGGGCCATTGATGGATGGCATGAACATCGTCGGCGATTTGTTCGGCGAAGGGAAAATGTTCCTGCCCCAAGTTGTCAAATCCGCCCGGGTGATGAAGCAGGCCGTCGCTTATCTTACGCCCTTTATGGAAGAAGAGCGTCTTGCGGGCGGAGAAGGGGCGCCGCGGGCTAACGGAAAAGTTCTGATGGCGACCGTGAAGGGGGATGTCCACGATATCGGGAAGAATATTGTGGGGGTTGTTCTTCAGTGTAACAATTTTGAAGTCGTGGACCTCGGTGTAATGGTACCGACGGCAGATATCGTCGCCAAAGCGCAAGAGCATCAGGTGGACGTCATCGGCCTCTCCGGGCTGATCACGCCCAGTTTGGATGAAATGGTGAATGTCGCGAGCGAGATGAAGCGGCTCGGCATGACCCAACCCTTGCTGATAGGGGGGGCCACTACCTCCAAGGCCCATACCGCCGTGAAGATCGCCCCCGCCTATGATGATGGCGTGATCTATGTGACCGACGCCAGCCGGGCGGTCGGCGTTGTCTCCGACCTCATTTCGGAAGAGCGGCGCGAGGCTTATCTCGAAAAGATCCGGACGGAATATGACGATGTGCGAGAAACCTTCCTGGCACGGCAGAAAAAAGATGACCGGATCGGTCTCGAAAAAGCCCGCGCCAACGCTTTTTCGGATGTCGCCCCCGCCGCGGCCCCGCGTCAGCCCGGAATAACGGAGATCAAGGATCTCTCCCTTGAGACGCTCGTGCCGTATATCGACTGGTCACCCTTCTTCGCCTCCTGGGATCTCCATGGCCGCTATCCGGCGATCCTTTCGGACAGCGTTGTCGGAGAAGCGGCGCGAAGCCTTTACAGCGATGCCGAACGAATGCTCGCGCAGATCGTCGAGGAGAAATGGTTCACCGCCCATGGCGTCGTCGGACTGTGGCCCGCCAATCGTCAGGGGGATGACATCGTCATTTGGGCCGATGAGTCCCGTTCGACAGAGGCGGCGCGACTGTTCACGCTCCGCCAACAAATTGCGAAGTCAGCGGACAAGCCGAATTTTGCCCTTGCGGATTTCATCGCGGCGGAGGGGACGCCGGACTGGATCGGCGGCTTTGCGGTGACCGCCGGCCACGGAGAGGACGAAATCGTCGAGCGGTTCAATCGCGGAAACGACAATTATAACGCGATCATGGCCTCGGCCCTCGCCGACCGGCTGGCTGAAGCCTTTGCGGAATACTTACACGAAAAGGTCCGGCGGGAAATCTGGGGGTATGCGCCCGATGAAACGCTTGAGACCGAGGCCTTGATCGCCGAACGCTATCGCGGCATCCGGCCTGCGGCGGGCTATCCGGCTCAACCCGACCATACCGAAAAAGAGGTGCTGTTTCAGCTTCTTGGGGCGACCGATCGCTGTGGGATGACGCTGACGGAGAGTTTTGCCATGCAGCCGGGGGCAAGTGTGTCCGGCCTCTATTTCGCGCATCCCCGCGCGGTCTATTTCGGCACCGGCAAGATTGGACGAGACCAGGTGGAGGATTACGCTCGCCGAAAAGGATGGTCCCTCGAAACAGCCGAACGCTGGCTGGCACCTATCTTATCCTACACGCCATAG
- the metF gene encoding methylenetetrahydrofolate reductase [NAD(P)H]: MSSVNVSFEFFPPKTDAMEQTLWASVEKLAPLDPAFVSVTYGAGGSTRERTHRTVSRLVQETGLPVAAHLTTVAASREDIDAVLRAYWAAGVRHIVALRGDPPGGLGAAYEPHPDGYANAAALTEAARRVGDFEVTVGCYPETHPESANREADIDWLKQKVDAGATRAITQFFFDNNVYERYVDDVRRAGIDIPIVPGIMPVGSYKALSRMAGLCGATIPPTIKDCFEDLDNDPETRRLAAVTTVADQCRDLVRRGVEDLHFYTLNRADIAYAVCHLLGIRPTHADGRTS; this comes from the coding sequence ATGTCGTCCGTTAACGTCAGTTTTGAATTTTTCCCGCCCAAGACCGACGCCATGGAACAAACCCTGTGGGCGTCGGTAGAGAAGCTGGCCCCGCTCGATCCCGCCTTCGTGTCGGTCACCTATGGTGCCGGCGGGTCGACCCGCGAGCGGACCCATCGCACGGTTTCACGGCTGGTTCAGGAAACCGGATTGCCGGTCGCCGCGCATCTGACCACGGTCGCCGCCAGCCGCGAGGATATCGATGCTGTTCTGCGTGCCTATTGGGCGGCTGGAGTCCGCCATATCGTCGCGTTGAGGGGGGATCCGCCGGGGGGGCTCGGCGCGGCCTATGAGCCGCACCCGGATGGCTACGCCAATGCAGCGGCCCTTACGGAGGCCGCGAGGAGGGTCGGCGATTTCGAAGTCACCGTCGGGTGCTATCCAGAGACTCACCCCGAAAGCGCCAATCGCGAAGCGGATATTGACTGGCTGAAGCAAAAAGTCGATGCGGGCGCGACTCGGGCGATTACCCAGTTCTTTTTTGATAACAACGTTTACGAACGATATGTCGACGATGTTCGTCGGGCCGGGATCGATATTCCCATCGTCCCCGGTATCATGCCTGTCGGCAGCTATAAGGCCTTGAGCCGCATGGCCGGCCTATGTGGCGCGACGATCCCCCCCACCATCAAGGACTGCTTTGAGGATCTCGACAACGACCCCGAGACTCGTCGACTTGCCGCTGTGACGACCGTGGCCGATCAGTGCCGTGATTTGGTCCGCCGCGGGGTTGAAGACTTGCACTTCTATACGCTCAACCGGGCCGATATCGCCTATGCGGTCTGTCATCTCCTTGGGATCCGTCCCACTCACGCTGACGGGAGGACCTCATGA
- a CDS encoding ArsR/SmtB family transcription factor, translating to MGDAVSSFAHTLSALRAAGEHSRLRLLLLLHKGELTVTELTSLLGQSQPRVSRHLKVLAEAGLVERFQEGTWVFYRLAPGAVDSAIAPIFAPGGVALLDEDQAAFEDIQSRRAALAAAYFAEKAEEWEDLRRRHIPETEIETALLSMAPDEVDVFLDLGTGTGQMLSVFADRCQSGIGVDVSPEMLMIARSRVLASGAGHLQLRRGDFLVDPLPQGVDLVCLHHVLHFLAAPEAAIGVAAKALGARGQILIADFAPHDHEDLREAHAHRRLGFSSAEIAEWGARHRLVLTDDRELAAPLSGGLVTKLWRLEKAPSAARAAAPLPEVKRDNVVR from the coding sequence ATGGGTGATGCGGTGTCGAGCTTTGCACATACTTTGAGCGCGTTGCGCGCGGCGGGGGAGCATAGTCGGCTTCGCCTTTTGCTGCTTCTCCACAAAGGGGAACTGACGGTGACCGAATTGACCTCTCTGCTCGGGCAAAGCCAGCCGCGGGTCAGTCGGCATTTGAAAGTCTTGGCGGAGGCGGGGCTGGTCGAGCGCTTTCAGGAGGGGACATGGGTCTTCTATCGCCTGGCGCCGGGGGCCGTGGACAGTGCCATCGCGCCGATCTTCGCGCCGGGCGGGGTCGCACTGCTCGATGAGGACCAGGCCGCCTTCGAAGACATTCAGTCCCGCCGCGCGGCCCTCGCCGCCGCCTATTTTGCGGAAAAGGCGGAAGAATGGGAGGATCTGCGGCGCCGCCACATTCCTGAGACGGAGATCGAGACGGCGCTGTTGTCCATGGCCCCCGACGAGGTCGATGTCTTTCTCGACCTGGGAACCGGAACGGGGCAGATGCTCTCCGTCTTCGCCGATCGCTGCCAAAGCGGCATCGGGGTCGATGTGAGCCCGGAAATGCTGATGATCGCGCGTTCCCGTGTCTTGGCGTCGGGGGCTGGTCACCTCCAACTTCGTCGCGGCGACTTCCTCGTCGATCCGTTGCCCCAGGGCGTGGATCTGGTCTGTTTGCACCACGTATTGCATTTTCTCGCGGCGCCCGAGGCGGCCATCGGTGTGGCGGCCAAGGCGCTTGGGGCAAGGGGACAGATTTTGATTGCCGATTTCGCCCCCCATGATCACGAAGACCTCCGAGAAGCCCATGCCCATCGCCGGCTTGGGTTTTCGAGCGCTGAGATCGCCGAATGGGGGGCGCGCCACCGTCTCGTTCTGACCGATGATCGGGAATTGGCTGCCCCTCTATCGGGAGGCCTCGTCACCAAGCTATGGCGCCTTGAAAAGGCGCCTTCCGCGGCGCGCGCCGCCGCCCCCTTACCGGAAGTGAAGAGAGACAATGTCGTCCGTTAA
- a CDS encoding DsbE family thiol:disulfide interchange protein, with protein MVNERHRVLSASGLSPLGRIALGEESRHIGVMKRLILILPLIAFAGLAFYLLPGLKLDPSAPPSALEGKEIPELVLTKMPGRASFTEKDLTGQVTLVNVFGSWCAPCKVEHPLLVTISQEGKVPIYGINWLDTPERGAAWLDTEGDPYTKVGNDQGGRTVIALGVTGAPETFVIDKQGRIRHRHAGPITTHTWEQTFEPLIASLQLEE; from the coding sequence ATGGTCAACGAGCGGCATCGTGTCCTCTCTGCATCGGGCCTGAGCCCCTTGGGAAGAATTGCGCTCGGGGAGGAGAGCCGCCACATAGGCGTCATGAAGCGATTGATCCTGATCTTACCGCTGATCGCGTTTGCCGGGCTCGCCTTTTATCTCCTGCCGGGGCTGAAACTCGACCCCAGCGCGCCCCCCTCCGCCTTGGAGGGAAAGGAAATCCCCGAACTGGTCCTGACAAAGATGCCGGGGCGCGCCTCTTTCACCGAGAAAGATCTGACAGGCCAGGTCACTCTCGTGAATGTGTTCGGCTCCTGGTGCGCCCCCTGCAAAGTCGAGCACCCCCTTCTCGTCACTATCAGCCAGGAGGGGAAGGTGCCGATATACGGGATCAACTGGCTCGATACCCCCGAACGGGGGGCGGCCTGGCTCGATACGGAGGGTGACCCCTATACGAAGGTGGGCAATGACCAGGGGGGCCGGACGGTTATCGCCCTTGGGGTGACCGGCGCGCCCGAGACATTCGTCATCGACAAGCAAGGGCGCATTCGTCATCGCCATGCCGGCCCGATTACAACACACACCTGGGAGCAGACCTTCGAGCCGCTGATCGCGTCCCTGCAACTTGAGGAGTAG
- a CDS encoding peptidylprolyl isomerase translates to MMKRLAILWVTLILTGLTAPLANAQVGERVAAVVNDDPISTFDVRQRIQLIIVTEGMRNLPQEALAQLQGRALRELIEERLKLQEAERFELTIPDEAIDAELEQLAGQAGTTVQQLTEDLATAGVNIGTLRDRIQAEQAWQQLVRGRYGPRVSITDDAVETMLDDLELSARSDQYLISEICLPVTRQEDQPEMYQAGMQMIEQLRRGVPFGALAQQYSACSSAARGGDLGWLRADELDQTTLDIVQQLSEGNVSRPIPLRGVIKIVALRQTREAATAGEPSYQVAYAGAPASLGEEVAKQRLARLPETNACNGQSLSIDMGEDVGATVLPRLPERAFEPIFRTTLAALDVGETSDVIESDGAFHRLMMCEKDEGYGLPTRRAVESRLESEELELLSRRYLRDIERESAIEIRYGGTGTIEGS, encoded by the coding sequence TTGATGAAACGTCTCGCCATCTTATGGGTCACGCTCATACTTACGGGGCTCACGGCCCCCCTTGCCAACGCGCAAGTTGGGGAGCGCGTGGCCGCCGTGGTGAATGATGATCCCATTTCCACCTTCGACGTGCGTCAACGGATCCAGCTCATCATCGTCACCGAGGGGATGCGCAATCTGCCTCAAGAAGCCTTGGCCCAATTGCAAGGTCGCGCCTTGCGGGAGCTGATCGAGGAGCGACTGAAACTCCAGGAGGCGGAGCGCTTTGAGCTGACGATCCCCGACGAAGCCATAGACGCGGAGCTTGAGCAATTGGCGGGTCAGGCGGGGACGACCGTCCAGCAATTGACCGAGGATCTCGCCACGGCGGGGGTGAATATCGGTACCCTGCGCGACCGGATTCAGGCGGAGCAAGCCTGGCAACAACTTGTCCGCGGCCGCTATGGCCCCAGGGTCTCGATCACCGATGATGCGGTGGAGACGATGCTCGACGACCTCGAATTGAGCGCTCGGTCGGATCAATATCTGATTTCCGAGATCTGCCTGCCCGTCACGCGGCAGGAAGATCAGCCCGAAATGTACCAAGCTGGGATGCAGATGATCGAACAGCTTCGACGCGGCGTCCCGTTCGGCGCCCTTGCACAGCAATATTCCGCCTGCTCCTCCGCCGCGCGCGGCGGCGATCTTGGGTGGCTTCGCGCCGATGAACTCGATCAAACGACGCTCGATATCGTCCAGCAATTGTCTGAAGGGAATGTCTCTCGTCCGATCCCCCTGCGCGGTGTCATCAAGATTGTCGCCCTAAGGCAAACCCGCGAGGCCGCGACCGCCGGAGAGCCGAGCTATCAAGTCGCCTATGCCGGCGCCCCGGCGTCTCTCGGCGAAGAAGTGGCAAAACAGCGTCTGGCGCGACTTCCTGAAACCAATGCCTGTAACGGCCAAAGCCTGAGCATCGATATGGGCGAAGATGTCGGCGCCACAGTTCTCCCCCGGCTGCCTGAGCGGGCCTTCGAACCCATTTTCCGGACCACCCTCGCCGCCCTCGACGTGGGCGAGACGTCGGACGTTATCGAGAGCGATGGCGCCTTCCACCGGCTGATGATGTGCGAAAAGGACGAAGGGTACGGATTGCCGACAAGGCGAGCCGTTGAAAGCCGTCTTGAGTCGGAGGAATTGGAGCTCCTGTCGCGCCGATATCTGCGGGACATTGAACGCGAGAGCGCGATTGAGATTCGCTATGGCGGCACAGGGACCATCGAAGGAAGCTGA
- the pdxA gene encoding 4-hydroxythreonine-4-phosphate dehydrogenase PdxA: protein MTSDAIAPLAVSMGEPAGVGTELILKAWKNLSALPKGKGPVFYLIDDPVRVDRLARSLYPDTAVATISTPEETGDVFYRALPVLSLPTEVIADLKSVTLGTPTPKTAAAVIRSIDTAIAAIHRGEAGGLVTLPIQKQTLMAAGFQFPGHTEYLEHATAEMAMPVELERGAVMILTAGPFRVVPATVHIPLAEVTRALSTDLLIRRGRTLMQSLRRDYGIVHPRLAVSGLNPHAGEGGVLGREEEEIIAPAITALAKEGYVVEGPFPADTLFHDQARAAYDAVLAMYHDQALVPIKTVAFHAAVNTTLGLPIVRTSPDHGTALALAGKGVARADSLINAIYSAHRISTARLAFDSGAYAADV, encoded by the coding sequence ATGACGTCAGACGCCATCGCGCCCCTTGCCGTCTCCATGGGGGAACCGGCGGGGGTCGGGACCGAGCTCATCTTGAAAGCCTGGAAGAATCTCTCCGCCCTGCCGAAAGGAAAAGGCCCCGTTTTCTATCTGATCGACGACCCCGTCCGCGTCGACCGTCTCGCCAGGTCTTTGTACCCCGACACGGCCGTCGCGACCATCAGCACCCCTGAAGAAACCGGCGATGTTTTTTATCGCGCCCTGCCCGTCCTTTCTCTCCCCACAGAGGTGATAGCCGACCTCAAATCGGTGACCCTCGGCACGCCGACACCCAAGACGGCTGCCGCCGTCATCCGGTCAATCGACACCGCCATCGCGGCGATCCATCGGGGAGAGGCCGGGGGCCTCGTCACCCTGCCGATCCAAAAACAAACCCTCATGGCGGCCGGGTTTCAATTTCCAGGGCATACAGAGTATCTGGAACACGCCACGGCAGAGATGGCCATGCCCGTCGAGCTTGAGCGCGGCGCTGTGATGATCCTTACCGCAGGTCCCTTTCGCGTCGTCCCCGCCACGGTTCACATTCCCCTGGCCGAGGTCACGCGCGCCCTGAGCACAGATTTGCTCATTCGCCGTGGCCGGACGTTAATGCAATCGCTCCGGCGGGATTATGGGATCGTGCACCCTCGCCTCGCCGTTTCCGGCCTTAATCCTCACGCCGGCGAAGGCGGGGTTCTCGGCAGGGAAGAAGAAGAGATCATCGCACCGGCCATTACCGCCCTGGCAAAGGAAGGATACGTCGTGGAGGGCCCCTTCCCCGCCGATACGCTGTTCCATGACCAGGCGCGCGCCGCCTATGATGCGGTGCTTGCCATGTATCACGACCAAGCCCTTGTGCCGATCAAGACCGTTGCCTTTCACGCCGCGGTCAACACCACGCTTGGCTTGCCGATCGTCCGCACCTCGCCCGACCATGGGACCGCCCTTGCCCTGGCGGGAAAAGGAGTGGCAAGGGCAGACAGCTTGATCAACGCCATTTATTCCGCTCACCGTATTTCTACTGCCCGGCTTGCCTTTGATTCGGGCGCATATGCCGCCGATGTCTGA
- the rsmA gene encoding 16S rRNA (adenine(1518)-N(6)/adenine(1519)-N(6))-dimethyltransferase RsmA encodes MPPMSDLPPVGTVVRSHGLLAKKTLGQHFLLDMNITRKIAALCALSPGEDVIEIGPGPGGLTRALLEAGAALTTIERDDRIVPILSEISAAFPGQLTPLEGDALSVDYRALMPGGGVIASNLPYNISTELLVRWLTLSPRPWRRMVLMFQREVGDRILASPGSKAYGRLSVLSQIAARPTLGFHLPARAFTPPPKVASSVLVFLPPATEPQNVAALERVTAAAFGQRRKMIRKTLAPLYGEKLGPLLDGLGLLPTQRAEELSVETFRALAEAL; translated from the coding sequence ATGCCGCCGATGTCTGACTTGCCGCCGGTCGGAACCGTCGTGCGGTCTCACGGCCTCCTCGCGAAAAAGACCCTGGGCCAGCACTTTCTCCTCGATATGAACATTACCCGGAAGATTGCAGCGCTGTGCGCGCTCTCCCCCGGTGAAGACGTGATAGAAATCGGGCCAGGCCCAGGCGGCCTCACCAGAGCTCTTCTCGAAGCGGGGGCAGCGCTGACGACGATTGAGCGCGATGATCGTATCGTCCCTATTCTGAGCGAGATTTCTGCGGCGTTTCCCGGCCAATTGACTCCACTTGAGGGCGATGCCTTATCGGTGGACTATCGGGCGCTGATGCCCGGCGGCGGCGTGATCGCCTCTAACCTGCCCTATAATATTTCTACCGAGCTGCTCGTCAGATGGCTGACCCTCAGCCCACGTCCATGGCGACGTATGGTCCTGATGTTTCAGCGGGAGGTGGGGGATAGGATTCTCGCTTCGCCGGGGTCCAAGGCTTATGGCCGCCTATCGGTCTTAAGTCAGATCGCCGCGCGGCCCACTCTCGGTTTCCATCTCCCCGCCCGCGCCTTTACGCCGCCACCAAAGGTTGCCTCCTCCGTCCTCGTCTTTCTTCCCCCGGCCACAGAGCCGCAGAATGTGGCAGCTCTTGAGCGCGTTACCGCTGCCGCCTTCGGTCAGCGTCGAAAGATGATCCGTAAGACGCTCGCTCCACTCTACGGAGAAAAATTGGGCCCTCTTCTCGATGGGCTAGGCCTGTTACCTACTCAGCGCGCAGAGGAGCTGTCGGTTGAGACGTTCCGTGCACTGGCCGAGGCGCTTTGA
- the rlmJ gene encoding 23S rRNA (adenine(2030)-N(6))-methyltransferase RlmJ: protein MLSYQHAYHAGNRADLHKHAVWCALLAHLTQKSRGLTILDTHAGRGLYDLAGAEAQKTGEASDGAAAVSLDGSHALGSAVAACRAQYGEMAYPGSPLLSLHFARPQDQVILMEKHPQEGAALKTVMRGKKAAVHLRDGYEGALALAPPTPRKGLVMIDPSYEVKTEYQNVALFLPTLIDKWPEASVLLWYPILAAKRHEAMLDTLSPMQPWRHEVLFTEDSLLRMKGSGLVLISPPYGGEGAIDAALAPFDHLWTSCRQSPS, encoded by the coding sequence ATGCTCTCCTATCAGCACGCCTACCACGCCGGAAATCGTGCGGATCTCCATAAGCACGCCGTTTGGTGCGCCCTCCTTGCCCATCTGACCCAGAAATCGCGAGGTCTGACGATCCTCGACACCCATGCGGGGCGCGGGCTTTACGATCTTGCGGGGGCGGAGGCCCAAAAGACCGGCGAAGCGAGTGACGGGGCAGCGGCCGTTTCGTTGGATGGGAGCCATGCGCTAGGTTCCGCCGTTGCCGCCTGCCGAGCGCAATATGGCGAGATGGCCTATCCGGGGTCTCCCCTGCTCTCGTTACATTTCGCGCGACCACAGGACCAGGTCATCTTGATGGAGAAGCACCCGCAAGAGGGAGCAGCCCTGAAGACGGTCATGAGGGGGAAGAAGGCCGCGGTTCATCTCCGCGACGGCTATGAAGGCGCCCTGGCCCTTGCGCCGCCCACGCCGCGCAAAGGTCTTGTGATGATCGATCCGTCCTATGAGGTAAAGACCGAATATCAAAATGTTGCCCTTTTCCTCCCGACCCTGATCGACAAATGGCCTGAGGCGAGCGTCCTTTTGTGGTACCCAATCCTGGCGGCCAAGCGTCATGAGGCCATGCTAGACACCTTGTCGCCAATGCAGCCCTGGCGACATGAAGTTCTGTTTACGGAGGACAGCCTGTTACGCATGAAGGGGTCTGGACTGGTCCTGATCTCGCCGCCTTATGGGGGCGAGGGCGCCATCGACGCCGCCCTCGCCCCCTTCGATCACTTATGGACCTCGTGCCGCCAGTCGCCTTCTTGA
- the gatB gene encoding Asp-tRNA(Asn)/Glu-tRNA(Gln) amidotransferase subunit GatB has protein sequence MSERPLKYLQGETGEWEVVIGLEVHAQVASNAKLFSGASAQYGAGPNENVSLVDAAFPGMLPVINRYCVEQAVRTGLGLNAKINLWSRFDRKNYFYPDLPQGYQISQYKDPIVGEGMIEVELDDGETVEIGIERLHLEQDAGKSIHDLSPKESYVDLNRSGVALMEIVSKPDMRSAEEGAAYFSKLRTILRYLGTCDGNMEQGSMRADVNVSVRRPGDALGTRTETKNVNSIRFVRQVIDYEARRQIEVLEAGGTIDQETRLFDVKTGETRTMRTKEDAHDYRYFPDPDLLPLELEEAMIERIRAELPELPDQKKRRFVDAYGLSVYDASVLAADREKADYFETVADGRDGKLAANWVTTELFAVLNKRDLTIAESPVPAAHLGELIDLIQDGTISGKIAKQVFEIMLDEGGAPRAIVDERGLKQVTDTGAIEAAVDKVIAENPAQVEKVKEKPKTLGWFVGQVMKETGGKANPQAVNAILKEKLGVE, from the coding sequence ATGAGCGAACGGCCATTGAAATATTTGCAAGGCGAGACAGGCGAGTGGGAGGTCGTGATCGGCCTTGAGGTGCACGCGCAGGTCGCCTCGAATGCCAAGCTATTTTCCGGGGCCTCCGCGCAATATGGGGCTGGGCCGAATGAGAATGTCAGCCTCGTCGACGCGGCGTTTCCTGGGATGTTGCCCGTGATCAACCGCTATTGCGTGGAGCAGGCGGTCAGAACCGGTCTTGGCCTCAATGCCAAGATCAATCTATGGTCGCGTTTCGATCGGAAGAATTACTTCTATCCCGACCTGCCGCAAGGTTACCAAATCAGTCAGTATAAGGATCCTATTGTTGGTGAGGGGATGATCGAGGTTGAACTCGACGATGGCGAAACGGTAGAAATCGGGATTGAACGCCTTCACCTCGAACAGGATGCCGGCAAGTCGATCCACGACCTTTCGCCGAAGGAAAGCTATGTCGACCTCAACCGCTCAGGGGTCGCGTTGATGGAAATCGTCTCCAAGCCCGATATGCGGTCAGCGGAAGAGGGCGCGGCCTATTTTTCGAAACTGCGGACGATCCTCAGATATCTGGGGACCTGTGACGGGAATATGGAGCAAGGGTCGATGCGCGCCGATGTCAACGTTTCGGTGCGCCGGCCGGGCGACGCGCTCGGCACCCGGACGGAGACCAAGAACGTCAACTCCATTCGGTTTGTCCGTCAAGTGATCGATTATGAGGCCCGGCGTCAGATCGAGGTTCTCGAAGCGGGCGGCACGATCGATCAGGAAACCCGGTTGTTCGACGTCAAGACGGGTGAAACGCGGACCATGCGCACCAAGGAGGATGCCCATGATTATCGCTATTTTCCTGACCCGGATCTTCTGCCCCTCGAACTTGAAGAGGCGATGATCGAGCGGATCCGTGCTGAGTTACCGGAACTCCCGGATCAGAAAAAACGTCGTTTTGTCGACGCCTATGGCCTGTCCGTCTATGACGCTTCGGTTCTTGCCGCGGATCGGGAGAAGGCGGATTATTTCGAGACGGTGGCTGACGGGCGAGACGGCAAGCTGGCGGCCAATTGGGTGACAACGGAACTGTTTGCCGTTCTCAATAAACGGGATCTCACTATTGCCGAGAGCCCGGTCCCCGCCGCGCATTTGGGGGAATTGATCGATTTGATCCAGGACGGGACAATTTCGGGCAAAATCGCTAAACAGGTTTTTGAGATCATGTTGGATGAGGGCGGTGCCCCCCGGGCCATCGTCGACGAACGCGGTCTGAAACAGGTCACGGATACCGGCGCGATCGAGGCGGCGGTCGACAAGGTGATTGCGGAGAATCCGGCGCAGGTCGAAAAAGTCAAAGAAAAGCCGAAGACCCTGGGGTGGTTCGTTGGCCAGGTGATGAAAGAGACCGGCGGCAAAGCCAATCCGCAGGCGGTCAATGCGATCCTCAAGGAAAAGCTCGGCGTGGAATAG